The following DNA comes from Paenibacillus crassostreae.
AGATTTGCATGACGGTTTACAGAAGATCCCCGTGGTCCTTACAGCATAGAAAAATTGATTATTGTACGAAGTATCATTGTCAATAATTGCTTGCCATTTTTCATTTGTCATCATGTCCACATCATTCAAAATTCCATGATTATGACTCTCTTGAAATCCATTACTGATACTATACGGCATTAATTCACCTCTCCTTACATTATATCCTTTATTATCTCAGAACGAATGATTCTAGGGATGAAACAGCAAGATAACAAAATTAATCAAGATTATTATATGATAAAGTATAAACAAGAGGTGGATGAAAAAATGACATGGTATGAAGTCAATGATGATATCATTATTACATTACCTGAAGAGTTTGACATGAATGCTAACCTAGGCTATCTAACAAGGGAAAAAAATGAATGTATGTATGGAATCGAGAACGGCATCATTACAAGAGTCATAGCCATTGGGGAAATTCGGTCCTTGGTACAGGTAAGAGTAATCGATAATAAACAAATGGTTATTCAGTTCTTAAATGATTCCAGACCTAATGAAGAGTGGCAGCGGGAAGAGATTGTAAAATATATTCGTGAATGGTTTGATCTTGATAACGATTTAACCCCATTTTATGAATTGGCAAAAGCAGATCCATTACTTAAAATGCCTGTTGAAAAATTCTATGGATTGCGAGTCGTCGGCATTCCCGACTTATTTGAAGCTTTATGTTGGGGAGTTTTAGGACAACAAATTAACTTAGCGTTTGCTTACACATTAAAGAAGCAATTTGTAGAAGGATTTGGTGATTCCATCGAATGGAATGGTAAAAAGTATTGGGTATTCCCATCGTACAAACGAATTGCACAGTTAACACCTACCGACTTAGCAGATATTAAAATGACGGTAAAAAAAAGTGAATATATCATTGGAATTGCCAGATTAATGGAAAGTGGAGAATTATCAAAGGGAAAATTAATGGAAATGAACTTTAAAGATGCTGAAAAAGACTTAATAAAAATACGAGGAATTGGTCCTTGGACAGCTAATTATGTTCTAATGCGCTGCCTTCGGTTTGGGGCTGCCTTTCCAATCGATGACGTGGGTCTTATAAATTCGATTAAAATTTTACGTTATATGGACCGTAAGCCTACGAAAGATGAAATCTTAGAATTATCAATTCCATGGAAGAACTGGGAATCATACGCTACCTTTTATTTATGGCGTGTCCTTTACTAAATAATTACAATTTGATCTGGAATGTATTTATTAAAAAAAAGAGGCAGAACCACCCTGACCTACGGTCCTTAAGCCACCTGAACGTCAGGAATGTGGATTGTATTATAACCTCAATTTAAAACACAAAATAAAAACTAAATAAGAACACTTGTACGTAGATGTAAATAAAGGTAAAATATAACTCACATTAATAATAACAGCAAGAGAAAGTAAAAAAACCACCCTAAGATTTGAGGCAGAGGTGGGTTTTGTTCCTACGACTTAGAGGGGAATAAACCATCCAAGCCAATTGTATTGACCAAGTGTTAGCGTACTTGGTCTTTATTAAATATATATTAACATATTAGAAAAGATGTATCAAAGCACTAAATTTATTAACTAATTTAAACAGTTACTCCTGCCATAGCAGTGAATCGAAATTAGTCTTGGGTATTATCCCTTCTTCAAATGCCCGATTAAGTAATGCCTTAATCGCACCGTAACCATCTTCACCTAAATTTGCACTGAATTCATTTACATATAAATCTATATGGGCTTGTGCAACATCAGGAGACAGCTCTTGGGAGTGCTCTAGAACGTAATCTTGTGATTCATTCGGATGATCCCAAGCATATGTAACAGATTGTCGGATCCATTGTGATATCTGATTTAGATCCAAGGATTTTCGAGCAATAATTGCTCCTAATGGAATAGGGAGATGTGTATCTTCTTCCCACCAATTGCCTAAATCGGTCATGAGTTGTAAACCATACTCCGGATAGGTAAAACGTGCTTCATGAATAACAAGTCCAGCATCAATTAAGCCATCACGTACGGCAGGCATGATCTGGTCGAATGGCATAACAATAATCTCACCGATGTTACCGGGGATGTTCTGTGATGCCCATAAACGGAACAATAAATAGGCAGTAGAAGTCTCACTGGGCACAGCAACACGACGTCCTGCTAGTGATGCCGGATCATTCGTGATCTCATTCCTCCCAGATGTAAGAACTAACGGGC
Coding sequences within:
- a CDS encoding DNA glycosylase, with translation MTWYEVNDDIIITLPEEFDMNANLGYLTREKNECMYGIENGIITRVIAIGEIRSLVQVRVIDNKQMVIQFLNDSRPNEEWQREEIVKYIREWFDLDNDLTPFYELAKADPLLKMPVEKFYGLRVVGIPDLFEALCWGVLGQQINLAFAYTLKKQFVEGFGDSIEWNGKKYWVFPSYKRIAQLTPTDLADIKMTVKKSEYIIGIARLMESGELSKGKLMEMNFKDAEKDLIKIRGIGPWTANYVLMRCLRFGAAFPIDDVGLINSIKILRYMDRKPTKDEILELSIPWKNWESYATFYLWRVLY
- a CDS encoding 1,4-dihydroxy-6-naphthoate synthase, with protein sequence MKITFSPCPNDTFIFHAWVHGLIAGAPKLDVTYADIDITNHLAQGSDGPDILKISYGALPWVSEEYALLPCGGALGRGCGPLVLTSGRNEITNDPASLAGRRVAVPSETSTAYLLFRLWASQNIPGNIGEIIVMPFDQIMPAVRDGLIDAGLVIHEARFTYPEYGLQLMTDLGNWWEEDTHLPIPLGAIIARKSLDLNQISQWIRQSVTYAWDHPNESQDYVLEHSQELSPDVAQAHIDLYVNEFSANLGEDGYGAIKALLNRAFEEGIIPKTNFDSLLWQE